A region of the Thalassoroseus pseudoceratinae genome:
TTTCGTTGGCGATCGGTCCGCTGGTTGACTTGGCCGTCATCGGGTTAGAGAACACGCACCGGCATCTTATGCGAGGCGAACACCCACGCGATGCTGCTTATCTCGGAGCAAGCGAAGTTGCGACACCGGCGTTTGTGGCCACTTGTTGCACACTCGCTGTGTTGGCTCCGTTGGCGTTTCTACCGGACTTGGGGGAATTCCTTTTCCGACCGATGGCGTTGGCGTTGGGGTTTGCAATGATCGCCGCATATTTGTTGTCGCAGACACTTGTGCCTAACCGCTGTGCGACTTGGCTCGAACACGAACACCACGATGAAACAACCGCTCCGCCGCGAGGTATCTTCGGCCGGTTGCGAGCAATGTTCTCTGGTCTGCTGGCCCACTGGGAGTTCGTTTTCTACCACATGAGCCGAACCTACGAAAAAGCTCTGCTGAAGTGCTTGAAGTACCGTTTGACAGTCGTGGTGTCCTCGATGTTGCTCCTCGTTGGCACATTGGTGGCGTTCGGTCCGCATTTGAAACGGGAGTTCTTCCCGGAAGTGGATTCAGGGGCGTTTGAAGTCATCGTGCGGGCGGAAAGTGGGACATCGTTGGAAGTGACCGAAAAGCGAGTGGCGGCCGTCGAGGAACAACTTCGGCAGAGCATCGGTGACGACTTGCAGCTTGTGATGTCCGAAGTAGGAGCGGTCGCGGATTGGTCCGCTGCGTACACGCCGAACTCCGGCCCGATGGATGGCGTGATTAAAGTCCAATTGAAATCGGATCGACATGAATCCTCTCAGGAACACGTTCGACGACTTCGCGACCAGTTGGCGAAGGACGCGAAATTCGAGGACTTGGAGTTTGGGTTCGACACCGGCGGGATGATCCGTACGGCGATGAACGGCGGGAAATCAACGCCTCTCAACATTCGTGTGATTGGCAAGGATTTGACACAGTTGCGATCAATCGCCGAGGCGGTCCAGGACCGTCTGACTGAAATTCATGGCGTTGTCGATGCGCGGATTTTGCAACGGTTGGACTATCCGCAATACATCGTCGAAGTCGATCGAATTCGTGCCGCGGACTTAGGGCTGCCGTTGCCGTATGTGGTGAAGAACGTTGTGGCGGCTCTCAACAGTAGCATTCAATTCAACAAGAAGAATTTTTACATCGACCCGATCAGCAAAGGCCAATACTACGTTGGCGTGCAGTACCGCGAAGAAGATATCGAATCCCTTGAAACTTTGCTGAACATCCCGATCACGAGCCCGCAGCAAGGTGAATCGATTCCCCTGCGAAACGTGGTGACGCTGCGACGTTCAAGTGTGCCGACCGAAGTTGTCCACCAGGATTTGAAGTCGGGGATTGACCTGGCCATGGCGGTCGACGGCCGTGATCTGGGGCACATTGCCGATGAAGTCGTCACGCTGCTGGACGAATTCGGAGTCCGCCAGAGTGACGGTGTTTGGTTGCCCTACGCGGATGATTCCCACGAAAAAACATTGGCCGGCGTGCAAGTGCAACTTAGCGGCGAATATGTTCGGATGCAGAACATGTTTAGCAACTTGGCCGGTGGATTTTTGATGGCAACCTTTCTCGTTTATCTGTTGCTCGTGATTCTCTTCCAATCGTTCAAGATGCCTTTGGTAATTCTCTTCGCCGTGCCGTTGGGGTTGATTGGCGTTGTGCTGATGCTGTTCGTGACTTCGACGGCAATCAACGTGCAATCGCTGCTTGGTGTGATCTTCATGGTGGGAATTGTCGTTGCGAACACGGTGTTGCTGATCGACTACGCCCAGAACCTCCGGCGTGATGAATTCATGCCGCCGTTGCCCGCGATTCTGCAAGCGGCGTGCATTCGGATGAGACCGATTTTGATGACTGCTCTCGCGGCGTTACTCGCGCTCGCACCGATGGCGATGGCTCATGGTCGTGGCAGTGAAGCGAATGCACCGCTGGGACGTGCCGTCATCGGTGGTTTGCTGGCGGGCTTGGTCACAACACTGCTGGTGGTGCCGTGTTTGTATGGTCTCATGATTCACGACGAACCGGAAACCGAGCTGGCGTCAAATTGAACTCGGCCAACCAAGGGCCCGATTCAAACGGAATTGGGCTTCGTTGTAATCCACAAGCGTGCGGAGATATTCCCGACGGATCGTGTCGAACGCACGCAGGGACTGCAACGCTTCGATCGGTAGCCCTTGGCCTTCGCGAATTCGGAGCATGTCCCGTTCGTAGGCAGCTTGAGCGGACGAAATTCCGCCTTCGACGATCGCGATTTGACGTTGTCTCGCATCGACTTGGGCATGCGACTCCAACACTTCTCGTGCGATCTGATCCATCAGCCGCACCTGATCGGACTGGGCTTGATGAATCTGTGCGGACGCTTTGTGTCTGGCAGCTTGCTCGCCGAAACCGAGATTTCTCACTTCCCAGTAGGCCATCACGTCCACATCGAAGCGGTCGCTGTAGTTGATCACGTCGGAGTTTCGTCCGCCGCCGAAACCGCCGTAACTCATGCCGAGAATCACGCTCGGCACCAACGGAGCGGCTTGCTCCCGGCGAAGTTGTTCGCAGGCCATGCCAACCAAGTGCCGACTCTGTGCAAGTTCCGGTCGGTTGGACAGCCCAACAGCAACTAACTCGTGGCGATCTCGCTGTGGTGACACCAATTCGAACGGCGTGAGTGATGGTTCGCGGGGGGCCAATTCGGTGATGCCGTCCAAACTCAACACCTGAGCCAACCGCACAGTCGCGACGTTGATGTCTTCGGTGGCTCGCTCGACGAGTGTCTGCCGCATTGTCAGTTCGGTTTGAGCACGGTCAGCGTCGGATTGCGGTGCGAGACCTTCGTTGGCGTACTTGGCCGTCAGTTGGGCCAATTGTTCCGCACGCTGGAGAGTATCAACCGCAATGGCATGTCGCTGATGAGCTTCGAGCAACTTGAGGTAAGCCAGCGATGCATCCAGCAGGACATCGTTGTTTTCAGCGGTCGCAGCGTATTGGCGAGCAGCGACACGTTGTTCGGCAATTTCCGGTTGAATCCACGCATCGGCAAGATGGAACGACGCCAACAAACCGGGAATGGCCGGCGGACCAGAACCGATCGCTCGTGCCCCGAAGCCCTGGTATGTCGCGCTGCGACTGACGTCGATCACATCACCGTCGGCACGCTGCAGAGGGCCATCGTGTCGGCTGTAGCTGAGTCCCATTCGGATCGACGGCAACCACAAGACTTCCGCCTGTTCGAGGTCCGCGTACGCTTCGGCAATGCGGTTCTGAGCGAAATGAATTCGAGGATTTTCACGTCCAGCGATTTGCAGCACTTCGCCAAAGTCGACGGAGAACCCGGATGCCGATGGCACCACGTCTTGCGAAGGTACGACATCGGGGGCGGGAACCGTGGGGAGTCCGGTTGCAGCGGTTTGCTCGACCGTGGAAGTTTTGGCGTCTTTTGATGCCGACACCGGGCGACAACTTGGCAGACGCTTGAGCGACTCCGACGCTGAAGACATCACTCGAGCCGCCGAGTCATCGGAACGCCGATCCCACTCCGGAGAGGCACACCCGACAACCGACAGTCCGAAGCACAGTCCGAGAGTGCGAACCCGTCGCCCCAATTTTTGGCACTGACTCCACGTATCGGTCATTCGGTTCCGCCCCAGAAACGAACTGGTCTCTCCGCTGTCTACCCTTTTTCATTTCGGTGTCCGATCATTGGGAAATTGAGCCGATTCTATGCTTTGAGAGAATTTTGACGGTGAAAACAATTGTTCCGCCGCGATTTCAAACGGTTTGCACAGAAGGAGATAGCACGAGTACACGAACCCCGTGCCTCTGTTACTGTTCGCTTTGTGATCGATTCGAATTCATCGGCCATGCTGTGCGAGGTGCTCGCGAAAGGCTTTCAGAAGGCGACTCTGAAAGCGATATGGATTCCACGCCACAGCAACGGTGCGTGTTGGTTTGGGATCGGCGAGGGAACGGTAAACGCGGCGGTCGCTGTCATCGCGTTGTCTCGCCATTGCCGGAATCAACGAGACACCATGCGACAACGAAACCAACTCCTGAACCATCGCCAGTTGACTCGTGCGTTCCACCGTCACCGGCAAGAATGACCGCTGCCGACAGAACGTCACGATATTGTCCGACAGACAGTGAGCTTCATCCAGCAGGACGAACGGGTACGGTTCCACATCACCGATCCGAATGTTCGGCTGTTCGACCAGCGGATGCTCGGGCGGCAACACCAGGAACAATTCCTCATCGAACAGTGGCTCGACTTCCAGATACTTCGCGGGAATCGGCAACGCAACGATGGCCAGGTCAATTTCCCCTTGGGTGCAACTCTTGAGAAGTTGATCAGTCGTGTTCTCCTGAACCACAAGACTCGCTTTCGGGTACGTTTTCGAGAACACACGGAGAATCTTCGGCAAGAAAAATGGTGCAATGGTGGGAATCGCTCCCACGCGGACACAACCACTCTGGCCATCGTCGTTGATCTCGGCCTTCGTGTCTGCCAAGAGTGAAAGAACTTGCCGAGCACGACTTTGCAGCAACACACCGGCATCCGTCAACGTGACCGCTCGCGTTTTCCGCTCAAAGACCGGTTGCCCAAGTTCCTCCTCGAGTTTCTGAATCGACCGACTCAACGCCGACTGCGAGATTTGCAACTCCTCCGCCGCTCGCGTGAAGTTGCTCTTTTCGGCAACTTGCAAGAAGTATCGCAACTGATCCAACTCCACGACCACGTTCCTCCCGGAATTCAACTATGCATGCCGTGCATAGATCGTATCAGAAGAATGCATTGGAACAATTCCGCTGCCAGGTCTAGACTTTGTTCGGCGGGTGAAAATCCCGGATTCGAGACCAATGTCCCACACGAAACAGGAAAGACCATGTTCCGAAAACGATTTTTGACCTCCTGGATAACGGGCGTGGCGGTGCTGGGTATCGCGACGTCGTTGTTTGGTCAGCAACCGAAGAACACGACTCAAGATTCTGAGCTTTCGGAGCTCAACGACGATTCCGGAAATGCCGGCACGGAGAACAAACAGACGGGAGCTGCCGCTCAATGCCCCGTGATGGGATCGCTCGCACCGCCGAGCCAACGCAACACCGCTGGCGGTTTTATGGGCAACGGCGATTGGTGGCCGAACCAGCTGAACTTGAACATCCTCCATCAGAATTCGCTGAAGAGCAATCCGATGGGTGAGGATTTCGACTACTCCGAAGAGTTCGAAAAACTCGATCTCGCAGCGGTCAAAAAAGACCTCAAGAAGCTGATGACCACCTCACAAGATTGGTGGCCCGCCGATTACGGTCATTACGGCCCGTTGTTCATTCGAATGGCTTGGCACAGTGCGGGCACGTATCGGGTCAGCGACGGACGTGGTGGTGCCAGCGACGGCACACAACGTTTTGCACCGCTCAACAGTTGGCCGGACAACGCCAACCTCGACAAAGCTCGCCGATTGCTTTGGCCAATCAAACAGAAGTACGGTCGAAAGATCTCCTGGGCTGACCTGATGATTCTCGCAGGAAACTGTGCGTTGGAATCCATGGGCTTTGAAACACTCGGATTCGCCGGTGGACGTGAAGATGTCTGGGAACCGCAACAAGATGTTTATTGGGGACCGGAAAGCAAATGGCTTGGCGGCAAACGATACTCGGAGGAGAGTGGCAAACTCGAAAGCCCACTCGCGGCAACTCAGATGGGCTTAATCTACGTCAATCCGGAAGGTCCGAAGGGCGAACCAGACCCGTTGGCTGCCGCGAAAGCGATCCGTGCCACGTTCCACAACATGGCGATGAATGACGAAGAAACCATCGCGTTGATCGCTGGCGGTCATACGTTCGGAAAGGCCCACGGGGCTTCGGATCCTGGCAAATATGTCGGCGCTGAACCCGAAGGTGCCAGCATCGAACAGCAAGGGCTTGGTTGGAAAAACAAGTACAAGTCCGGCAAAGGCGGCGACACGATCACCAGCGGTTTGGAAGGTGCATGGACCACCACGCCGGCGGAATGGTCACACGATTACTTTGAACATCTCTTTGGCTACGAATGGAAACTCATCGAAGGACCCGGCGGCGCACACCAATGGACTCCGGTCGAGGAAGAAGCCCAAGGCACCGTGCCGGATGCCCACGACCTGACGAAAACGCACGCCCCAATGATGTTCACCACCGATATCGCGTTGAAAGAAGACCCCGGCTTCCGCAAGATTTCCAAACGCTTCCACGAGAACCCGAAGGAGTTCGAGAAAGCCTTCGCGAAAGCATGGTACAAGTTGACGCACCGGGACATGGGACCGGTTTCGCGATGTCTCGGTCCGGAAGTAGCCGAACCACAATTGTTCCAAGACCCGGTACCGGAAGTCGATCACGAATTGGTCAATCAGAAGGACATCGCGGCCCTGAAAAAGTCCTTGTTGAATTCGGACTTGTCAATTTCCGATCTTGTCACGACCGCATGGGCGTCCGCTTCGACGTTCCGCGGGACCGACAACCGTGGTGGAGCCAACGGGGCACGAATCCGACTGGCTCCGCAAAAAGATTGGCCCGTCAACCAACCGGCGAAACTCGCAAAGGTCTTAGCGAAGCTGGAGAAAGTTCAACAGGACTTCAATGCAAAGCAAACCGGCGATAAAGAAGTTTCACTCGCTGATGTAATCGTGTTGGGTGGGTGTGCTGCCATTGAGGAAGCGGCGAAGAAGGCCGGTCATGACGTGACGGTGCCATTTGTTCCCGGTCGGACTGATGCCACGGACGAAATGACCGATGCGGAATCGTTCGCACCCCTCGAACCCAAAGCCGACGGTTTCCGAAACTACCAAGGCAAAGGATTGGAGCGACCAACCGAAGAAGCCCTCGTCGACCAAGCCAATATGCTGACGTTGACCGCGCCGGAAATGACGGCACTCATCGGTGGCATGCGAGTCTTGGGAACAACCGTGGGCTACCCCACATTGGGTCGACTGACCGAAACCCCCGGTCAACTCACGAACGATTTCTTCGTGAACCTGCTGGACATGAATTTGGAATGGCAAAAGTCGCAAATGTGTGATCACTTCTTTGAAGGTCGTGATCGAGAAACTGGCAATGTGAAATGGATCGGGAGCCGTGTCGATTTGGTCTTCGGTTCCAACTCGCAATTGCGAGCGATCGC
Encoded here:
- a CDS encoding efflux RND transporter permease subunit, which codes for MIRSLIKGSLAQPCTVIVGVLSVVVLGALCLVSIPIDILPVNTSPAVQVLTFYNGMPAESIEKNITSRLERQTGQATGRIRQESRSIQGASIVRNYFDGSVDPSGALTQVSSLATAAAKNMPPGTDPSVILPFDPTGTTPVCVIALDSKTASESTLYDIGRYEVRNMIMGMPGANAPAVHGGKMRAIMAYVDRDKLAARGLSPLAVMDAMDDYNVFVPAGQARFGERTYAISSNAMHESVESMGQIPLRSENDNAAFLADVATPVDTNLMQNSLVRVDGRRQVYIPVYRQPGASTLDVVDNLRNSLDDMTAKLSQGGVDLKLVMDQSVYVRQAIHSLVEEGVLGAVMCSLVILLFLGNVRMMGIAVMVIPISVLAAIAGLKATGNSINVMTLAGLSLAIGPLVDLAVIGLENTHRHLMRGEHPRDAAYLGASEVATPAFVATCCTLAVLAPLAFLPDLGEFLFRPMALALGFAMIAAYLLSQTLVPNRCATWLEHEHHDETTAPPRGIFGRLRAMFSGLLAHWEFVFYHMSRTYEKALLKCLKYRLTVVVSSMLLLVGTLVAFGPHLKREFFPEVDSGAFEVIVRAESGTSLEVTEKRVAAVEEQLRQSIGDDLQLVMSEVGAVADWSAAYTPNSGPMDGVIKVQLKSDRHESSQEHVRRLRDQLAKDAKFEDLEFGFDTGGMIRTAMNGGKSTPLNIRVIGKDLTQLRSIAEAVQDRLTEIHGVVDARILQRLDYPQYIVEVDRIRAADLGLPLPYVVKNVVAALNSSIQFNKKNFYIDPISKGQYYVGVQYREEDIESLETLLNIPITSPQQGESIPLRNVVTLRRSSVPTEVVHQDLKSGIDLAMAVDGRDLGHIADEVVTLLDEFGVRQSDGVWLPYADDSHEKTLAGVQVQLSGEYVRMQNMFSNLAGGFLMATFLVYLLLVILFQSFKMPLVILFAVPLGLIGVVLMLFVTSTAINVQSLLGVIFMVGIVVANTVLLIDYAQNLRRDEFMPPLPAILQAACIRMRPILMTALAALLALAPMAMAHGRGSEANAPLGRAVIGGLLAGLVTTLLVVPCLYGLMIHDEPETELASN
- a CDS encoding TolC family protein encodes the protein MTDTWSQCQKLGRRVRTLGLCFGLSVVGCASPEWDRRSDDSAARVMSSASESLKRLPSCRPVSASKDAKTSTVEQTAATGLPTVPAPDVVPSQDVVPSASGFSVDFGEVLQIAGRENPRIHFAQNRIAEAYADLEQAEVLWLPSIRMGLSYSRHDGPLQRADGDVIDVSRSATYQGFGARAIGSGPPAIPGLLASFHLADAWIQPEIAEQRVAARQYAATAENNDVLLDASLAYLKLLEAHQRHAIAVDTLQRAEQLAQLTAKYANEGLAPQSDADRAQTELTMRQTLVERATEDINVATVRLAQVLSLDGITELAPREPSLTPFELVSPQRDRHELVAVGLSNRPELAQSRHLVGMACEQLRREQAAPLVPSVILGMSYGGFGGGRNSDVINYSDRFDVDVMAYWEVRNLGFGEQAARHKASAQIHQAQSDQVRLMDQIAREVLESHAQVDARQRQIAIVEGGISSAQAAYERDMLRIREGQGLPIEALQSLRAFDTIRREYLRTLVDYNEAQFRLNRALGWPSSI
- a CDS encoding LysR family transcriptional regulator, translated to MELDQLRYFLQVAEKSNFTRAAEELQISQSALSRSIQKLEEELGQPVFERKTRAVTLTDAGVLLQSRARQVLSLLADTKAEINDDGQSGCVRVGAIPTIAPFFLPKILRVFSKTYPKASLVVQENTTDQLLKSCTQGEIDLAIVALPIPAKYLEVEPLFDEELFLVLPPEHPLVEQPNIRIGDVEPYPFVLLDEAHCLSDNIVTFCRQRSFLPVTVERTSQLAMVQELVSLSHGVSLIPAMARQRDDSDRRVYRSLADPKPTRTVAVAWNPYRFQSRLLKAFREHLAQHGR
- the katG gene encoding catalase/peroxidase HPI yields the protein MFRKRFLTSWITGVAVLGIATSLFGQQPKNTTQDSELSELNDDSGNAGTENKQTGAAAQCPVMGSLAPPSQRNTAGGFMGNGDWWPNQLNLNILHQNSLKSNPMGEDFDYSEEFEKLDLAAVKKDLKKLMTTSQDWWPADYGHYGPLFIRMAWHSAGTYRVSDGRGGASDGTQRFAPLNSWPDNANLDKARRLLWPIKQKYGRKISWADLMILAGNCALESMGFETLGFAGGREDVWEPQQDVYWGPESKWLGGKRYSEESGKLESPLAATQMGLIYVNPEGPKGEPDPLAAAKAIRATFHNMAMNDEETIALIAGGHTFGKAHGASDPGKYVGAEPEGASIEQQGLGWKNKYKSGKGGDTITSGLEGAWTTTPAEWSHDYFEHLFGYEWKLIEGPGGAHQWTPVEEEAQGTVPDAHDLTKTHAPMMFTTDIALKEDPGFRKISKRFHENPKEFEKAFAKAWYKLTHRDMGPVSRCLGPEVAEPQLFQDPVPEVDHELVNQKDIAALKKSLLNSDLSISDLVTTAWASASTFRGTDNRGGANGARIRLAPQKDWPVNQPAKLAKVLAKLEKVQQDFNAKQTGDKEVSLADVIVLGGCAAIEEAAKKAGHDVTVPFVPGRTDATDEMTDAESFAPLEPKADGFRNYQGKGLERPTEEALVDQANMLTLTAPEMTALIGGMRVLGTTVGYPTLGRLTETPGQLTNDFFVNLLDMNLEWQKSQMCDHFFEGRDRETGNVKWIGSRVDLVFGSNSQLRAIAEVYASDDAEEKFVNDFVQAWAKVMHLDRFDLDRSQRTGTKPLALGSR